A genomic segment from Gemmatimonadaceae bacterium encodes:
- the bchY gene encoding chlorophyllide a reductase subunit Y, translating to MPDEMITTPNREVSYDAAGASPMTNDAQLAAGLDLGAGSTRSALPVLTAPPTDGVGCHSGAEQMKAAAMASGKGGILDQYAADYPKGPHDQPQSMCPAFGSLRVGLRMRRTATILSGSACCVYGLTFTSHFYGARRTVGYVPFNSETLVTGQLFEDIRDAVFKLADPALYDAVVITNLCVPTASGVPLQLLPKEINGVRIIGIDVPGFGVPTHAEAKDVLSGAMLRYARTEAEQGPVAAPRGGRSEKPTVTLVGEMFPADPVGIGMMLAPLGLAAGPVVPTREWRELYAALDCAVVAAIHPFYTASFREFEYAGRPIVGSAPVGHDGTADWLRHIGEAAGVSADVIGAAQNAVLPAIKGALAARPITGRITMSGYEGSELLVARLLVESGADLRYVGTACPRTPYSEADRDWLQARGVHVQYRASLEQDLAAMREFQPDLAIGTTPVVQAAKELGIPSLYFTNLISARPLMGPAGAGSLATVINAALGNRARFDEMKAFFEGVGEGHTAGVWEEVPVDRPEFREHYRRHLAKLAKQRKAEEMV from the coding sequence ATGCCTGACGAGATGATCACGACGCCGAACCGCGAGGTCTCGTACGATGCCGCGGGCGCGTCACCGATGACGAACGACGCGCAGCTGGCGGCCGGCCTGGACCTCGGCGCCGGCTCGACGCGCTCCGCGCTGCCGGTGCTCACCGCCCCGCCGACCGACGGGGTGGGCTGCCACTCCGGCGCCGAGCAGATGAAGGCCGCCGCCATGGCGAGCGGCAAGGGCGGCATCCTCGACCAGTATGCCGCCGACTACCCGAAGGGGCCGCACGACCAGCCGCAGTCGATGTGCCCGGCATTCGGCTCACTGCGCGTTGGCCTGCGCATGCGCCGCACCGCCACGATCCTCAGCGGGTCGGCCTGCTGCGTCTACGGCCTGACGTTCACGAGCCACTTCTACGGGGCGCGGCGCACGGTCGGGTACGTGCCGTTCAACTCCGAGACGCTGGTGACCGGCCAGCTCTTCGAGGACATCCGCGACGCGGTGTTCAAGCTCGCCGATCCGGCGCTGTACGACGCGGTGGTGATCACGAACCTCTGCGTGCCGACGGCGTCGGGCGTGCCGCTGCAGCTCCTGCCGAAGGAGATCAACGGCGTGCGCATCATCGGCATCGACGTGCCGGGCTTCGGCGTGCCAACGCATGCCGAGGCGAAGGACGTGCTGAGCGGTGCGATGCTGCGGTATGCGCGCACCGAGGCCGAGCAGGGGCCGGTGGCCGCGCCACGCGGCGGGCGTAGTGAGAAGCCGACGGTGACGCTGGTGGGCGAGATGTTCCCCGCCGACCCGGTCGGCATCGGGATGATGCTCGCGCCGCTGGGCCTGGCCGCCGGACCGGTGGTGCCGACCCGCGAGTGGCGCGAGCTGTACGCGGCGCTCGATTGTGCCGTGGTGGCGGCCATCCACCCGTTCTATACGGCCTCGTTCCGCGAGTTCGAGTACGCCGGCCGCCCGATCGTGGGCTCGGCACCGGTGGGCCATGACGGCACCGCCGACTGGCTGCGGCACATCGGCGAGGCGGCGGGCGTCAGCGCGGACGTGATCGGCGCGGCACAGAACGCCGTGCTGCCGGCGATCAAGGGTGCGCTGGCCGCGAGGCCCATCACGGGCCGGATCACGATGAGCGGCTACGAGGGAAGCGAACTGCTGGTGGCGCGGCTGCTGGTGGAGAGCGGCGCCGACCTGCGCTACGTGGGCACCGCCTGCCCGCGCACACCGTACAGCGAGGCCGATCGCGACTGGCTGCAGGCGCGCGGGGTGCACGTGCAGTACCGCGCGTCGCTGGAGCAGGACCTGGCCGCGATGCGCGAATTCCAGCCCGACCTCGCCATCGGCACCACGCCGGTCGTGCAGGCGGCCAAGGAACTCGGCATCCCGTCGCTGTACTTCACGAACCTGATCTCGGCGCGCCCGCTGATGGGGCCGGCCGGTGCCGGCTCGCTGGCCACGGTGATCAATGCGGCGCTCGGCAACCGCGCGCGCTTCGACGAGATGAAGGCGTTCTTCGAGGGCGTGGGCGAGGGGCACACCGCCGGCGTGTGGGAGGAGGTGCCGGTGGACCGGCCCGAGTTCCGCGAGCACTACCGTCGCCACCTCGCCAAGCTGG
- a CDS encoding chlorophyllide a reductase iron protein subunit X, producing the protein MTTQQATAKDDVLATMHQALRDEAAGPDAAQVEERPVTKETQIIAIYGKGGIGKSFTLANLSYMMAQQGRKTLLIGCDPKSDTTSLLFGGKACPTIIETSSKKKLAGEQVAIGDVCFKRDGVFAMELGGPEVGRGCGGRGIIHGFETLEKLGFHEWGFDFVLLDFLGDVVCGGFGLPIARDMCQKVIVVASNDLQSLYVANNVCSAVEYFRKLGGNVGVAGVVINKDDGTGEAEAFANKVGIPILAKIPANDDIRKKSANYEIIGIPGGDWGELFAGLAQAVADAPPVRPHPLTQDELLNRFSADTVGRNVVLEPASFLDMCGREESNKASLEVVYDTV; encoded by the coding sequence ATGACCACACAACAGGCCACCGCGAAGGATGACGTGCTCGCGACCATGCACCAGGCGCTTCGTGACGAAGCCGCCGGTCCGGACGCGGCACAGGTTGAGGAACGTCCGGTCACGAAGGAGACGCAGATCATCGCGATCTACGGCAAGGGCGGCATCGGCAAGAGCTTCACGCTGGCGAACCTGTCGTACATGATGGCACAGCAGGGCCGCAAGACGCTGCTGATCGGCTGCGACCCCAAGAGCGACACCACCTCGCTGCTCTTCGGCGGCAAGGCCTGCCCCACGATCATCGAGACGAGCTCGAAGAAGAAGCTGGCGGGTGAGCAGGTGGCCATCGGCGACGTCTGCTTCAAGCGCGACGGCGTCTTCGCCATGGAGCTCGGCGGACCGGAAGTCGGCCGCGGCTGCGGCGGGCGCGGCATCATCCATGGCTTCGAGACCCTCGAGAAGCTCGGCTTCCACGAGTGGGGCTTCGACTTCGTCCTCCTGGACTTCCTCGGCGACGTGGTCTGCGGCGGCTTCGGCCTGCCGATCGCGCGCGACATGTGCCAGAAGGTGATCGTCGTCGCCTCCAACGACTTGCAGTCACTCTACGTGGCCAACAACGTCTGCTCGGCGGTGGAGTATTTCCGCAAGCTGGGCGGCAACGTGGGCGTGGCCGGCGTGGTGATCAACAAGGATGACGGCACCGGCGAGGCCGAGGCCTTCGCGAACAAGGTCGGCATCCCGATCCTCGCCAAGATCCCGGCCAACGACGACATCCGGAAGAAGAGCGCCAACTACGAGATCATCGGCATTCCCGGCGGCGACTGGGGCGAGCTGTTCGCCGGCCTCGCACAGGCAGTGGCCGACGCGCCGCCGGTGCGCCCGCACCCGCTCACGCAGGACGAGCTGCTGAACCGGTTCTCCGCCGACACCGTCGGCCGCAACGTGGTGCTCGAGCCGGCGTCGTTCCTCGACATGTGCGGACGCGAGGAGTCGAACAAGGCCTCGCTCGAAGTCGTCTACGACACCGTCTGA